A region from the Ptychodera flava strain L36383 chromosome 12, AS_Pfla_20210202, whole genome shotgun sequence genome encodes:
- the LOC139145124 gene encoding 2'-5'-oligoadenylate synthase 1-like isoform X1 — MYPYGASARPIMAASFLAVSPSVSYLNENKDFLQQAPRDLDKFISNNLQPTTEVNYMARDKVKRLVNFHQHNFGYSVKEVVVSGSFGKGTQVKGFADLDCVLILNDIKDHKELKAAGKDMFKNLEEVLRKSTFATITDMKKTRFALQFDLEVNGEKMGVDLLPTFDTSSRDARKRRSLYQEILQCTRADRQFYSAALCHLQIEFIKKQPTKLKNLIRLVKYWNKTVVKPQAKTTPALRYPSSYPLELISIYVCEKIGDKESFDMAAAFKAVMQQVVDYKKIIAVWHDNYDEQMADKGMREMERPILLDPANPTNNVLSASDEKALEHVAQIAKETLMKPLLLSVSLPF; from the exons ATGTATCCTTATGGCGCATCTGCTCGGCCTATTATGGCGGCAAGTTTTCTTGCAGTTTCACCCTCTGTATCCTATCTCAACGAAAATAAAG ATTTTCTGCAGCAAGCACCCCGTGATCTGGACAAGTTCATTTCTAACAACCTTCAACCAACCACTGAAGTGAACTACATGGCACGCGACAAAGTGAAACGATTGGTGAATTTCCATCAACACAACTTTGGCTACAGTGTCAAAGAAGTTGTTGTG TCGGGTTCCTTCGGCAAAGGAACTCAAGTCAAAGGCTTCGCGGACTTAGACTGCGTCCTGATACTGAATGATATCAAGGATCACAAGGAACTGAAAGCAGCGGGGAAGGATATGTTCAAGAATCTCGAAGAGGTGTTGCGTAAAAGCACATTCGCAACCATCACAGACATGAAGAAGACTCGTTTTGCTCTACAGTTTGATCTTGAAGTAAATGGCGAGAAGATGGGAGTCGACTTACTGCCTACATTTGATACATCAAGTCGAGACGCACGTAA AAGAAGGTCACTTTACCAGGAAATCTTACAGTGTACTCGGGCCGATCGACAGTTCTACTCTGCTGCACTTTGCCACCTTCAAATTGAATTCATCAAAAAACAACCGACGAAACTGAAGAATTTGATAAGACTGGTAAAATACTGGAATAAAACCGTTGTAAAGCCTCAAGCTAAGACGACGCCTGCCTTGAGATATCCGAGTTCATATCCACTGGAGTTAATTTCCATCTACGTATGTGAAAAAATTGGTGACAAGGAAAGTTTTGATATGGCGGCTGCATTTAAGGCTGTCATGCAGCAAGTGGTTGACTATAAGAAAATCATTGCTGTATGGCATGATAACTATGATGAGCAGATGGCAGACAAAGGAATGAGAGAAATGGAAAG ACCCATTCTGCTGGATCCAGCTAACCCGACCAATAATGTGCTATCAGCAAGTGATGAAAAAGCCTTGGAGCATGTGGCGCAAATCGCCAAGgagacattgatgaaaccgcTACTTCTTAGTGTCAGTCTCCCCTTTTAG
- the LOC139145124 gene encoding 2'-5'-oligoadenylate synthase 1-like isoform X2 codes for MYPYGASARPIMAASFLAVSPSVSYLNENKDFLQQAPRDLDKFISNNLQPTTEVNYMARDKVKRLVNFHQHNFGYSVKEVVVSGSFGKGTQVKGFADLDCVLILNDIKDHKELKAAGKDMFKNLEEVLRKSTFATITDMKKTRFALQFDLEVNGEKMGVDLLPTFDTSSRDARRRRSLYQEILQCTRADRQFYSAALCHLQIEFIKKQPTKLKNLIRLVKYWNKTVVKPQAKTTPALRYPSSYPLELISIYVCEKIGDKESFDMAAAFKAVMQQVVDYKKIIAVWHDNYDEQMADKGMREMERPILLDPANPTNNVLSASDEKALEHVAQIAKETLMKPLLLSVSLPF; via the exons ATGTATCCTTATGGCGCATCTGCTCGGCCTATTATGGCGGCAAGTTTTCTTGCAGTTTCACCCTCTGTATCCTATCTCAACGAAAATAAAG ATTTTCTGCAGCAAGCACCCCGTGATCTGGACAAGTTCATTTCTAACAACCTTCAACCAACCACTGAAGTGAACTACATGGCACGCGACAAAGTGAAACGATTGGTGAATTTCCATCAACACAACTTTGGCTACAGTGTCAAAGAAGTTGTTGTG TCGGGTTCCTTCGGCAAAGGAACTCAAGTCAAAGGCTTCGCGGACTTAGACTGCGTCCTGATACTGAATGATATCAAGGATCACAAGGAACTGAAAGCAGCGGGGAAGGATATGTTCAAGAATCTCGAAGAGGTGTTGCGTAAAAGCACATTCGCAACCATCACAGACATGAAGAAGACTCGTTTTGCTCTACAGTTTGATCTTGAAGTAAATGGCGAGAAGATGGGAGTCGACTTACTGCCTACATTTGATACATCAAGTCGAGACGCAC GAAGAAGAAGGTCACTTTACCAGGAAATCTTACAGTGTACTCGGGCCGATCGACAGTTCTACTCTGCTGCACTTTGCCACCTTCAAATTGAATTCATCAAAAAACAACCGACGAAACTGAAGAATTTGATAAGACTGGTAAAATACTGGAATAAAACCGTTGTAAAGCCTCAAGCTAAGACGACGCCTGCCTTGAGATATCCGAGTTCATATCCACTGGAGTTAATTTCCATCTACGTATGTGAAAAAATTGGTGACAAGGAAAGTTTTGATATGGCGGCTGCATTTAAGGCTGTCATGCAGCAAGTGGTTGACTATAAGAAAATCATTGCTGTATGGCATGATAACTATGATGAGCAGATGGCAGACAAAGGAATGAGAGAAATGGAAAG ACCCATTCTGCTGGATCCAGCTAACCCGACCAATAATGTGCTATCAGCAAGTGATGAAAAAGCCTTGGAGCATGTGGCGCAAATCGCCAAGgagacattgatgaaaccgcTACTTCTTAGTGTCAGTCTCCCCTTTTAG
- the LOC139145125 gene encoding 2'-5'-oligoadenylate synthase 2-like, producing the protein MLFVEEEGTTACSVPGCGKRLKTHFGLLHHRFSKHPERYSDEGYSCGVCGKYYLRMVSGKQHERDKNHDAPKRRGRRKTKRKNFLQLPPSDLDDFIADNLQPTDESNSRAHDKVEKLVNFHHHNVGYSVKEIVVSGSFGKGTQVKGRADLDCVLILNDFKKLKQRGRIYSRISKRC; encoded by the exons GTACCACCGCCTGCTCCGTACCTGGTTGTGGGAAGCGGCTGAAGACACACTTTGGGTTACTTCATCATCGATTTTCCAAACACCCTGAACGTTACAGTGATG AGGGTTACAGCTGTGGTGTATGTGGAAAGTACTATCTCCGTATGGTCTCTGGAAAGCAACATGAACGAGACAAAAACCACGATGCTCCTAAGCGAAGAG GTCGAAGGAAAACCAAACGCAAAA ATTTTCTTCAGTTACCACCTAGTGACTTAGACGACTTCATTGCTGACAACCTTCAACCGACTGATGAATCAAATAGTAGAGCACATGACAAAGTGGAAAAATTGGTGAATTTCCATCACCACAACGTTGGCTACAGTGTCAAAGAAATTGTCGTG TCTGGTTCCTTCGGCAAAGGAACTCAAGTCAAAGGCCGCGCAGACTTGGACTGCGTACTGATACTTAATGATTTCAAGAAATTGAAGCAGCGGGGAAGGATATATTCAAGAATCTCGAAAAGGTGTTGA